A single window of Haliotis asinina isolate JCU_RB_2024 chromosome 5, JCU_Hal_asi_v2, whole genome shotgun sequence DNA harbors:
- the LOC137284527 gene encoding small ribosomal subunit protein uS3m-like → MASVLCQVRNRVPCLIKLAELQIRGVTTTACVCKNIRSGVPKISIKGDKPLTYEEANPPQMIGVRKSWNTWNTSNLKGEGRKSETTVEDIFIRRFIKGTFPTLVASEVIIKRRHNIITITTMMYQNINAQKMYFLWGYTEEILSYFLKCPVKLEIQTVTNKDDIIFKHI, encoded by the exons GTACGAAATCGGGTGCCCTGCCTCATCAAGCTTGCCGAGTTACAGATCAGGGGTGTAACCACAACAGCCTGTGTGTGTAAAAACATCCGGTCTGGTGTTCCAAAAATATCCATCAAGGGAGACAAACCTTTGACGTATGAAGAAGCCAATCCTCCTCAAATGATAGGTGTCCGCAAGTCATGGAACACATGGAACACAA GTAATTTGAAAGGTGAAGGTCGTAAATCAGAGACAACTGTGGAGGATATCTTCATTCGTCGATTCATCAAGGGCACATTTCCCACCCTGGTAGCCTCGGAAGTGATCATCAAGAGGAGACAtaatatcatcaccatcaccaccatgatgtatcaaaacatcaacGCACAAAAGATGTACTTCTTGTGGGGGTACACTGAAGAGATTCTCTCCTACTTCCTCAAGTGTCCAGTCAAGCTAGAAATTCAGACTGTCACAAATAAGGATGACattatttttaaacatatatga